In Acinetobacter wanghuae, the sequence ATTACCTGACCGATATTGTTGCTATGGCACTTGCGGATGGTATGACGGTCGCATCTGTTGAACCTGAGCAGGCTTTTGAAGTTGAAGGCGTCAATGATCGAGTGCAACTTGCAACACTTGAACGTCAGTATCAAGCCGATCAAGCTAAAAAGCTCATGCAACAAGGCGTGCATATTATTGATCCATCACGTTTTGACTTACGTGGTACTTTAAAAGTAGGTCAAGATGTGCGCATCGACATTAATGTCATTATTGAAGGCAATTGTGAGTTTGGTGATGATGTTGAAATTGGTGCAGGTTGTGTGATTAAAAACACCACCATTGCAGCAGGCACAAAAGTTCAGCCATATAGTATTTTTGACAATGCTGTTATCGGTGAAAATACGCAAATTGGTCCTTTTGCACGTCTACGCCCTGGTGCGAAATTGGCTGCTGAAGTTCACATTGGTAACTTCGTTGAAGTCAAAAACTCAAGCATTGGCTTGGGCTCTAAAGCCAATCACTTCACTTACTTAGGTGATGCTGAAGTAGGTGCAGGCTCAAATATTGGTGCAGGAACTATTACCTGTAACTATGATGGTGCTAATAAATTCAAAACCATTATCGGTGACAATGCCTTTATTGGCTCAAACAGCTCACTCGTTGCGCCTGTTCAAATTGGCAATGGTGCAACAGTCGGTGCAGGCTCGACCATTACCCGTGATGTTGCAGAGAATAGTTTAGCAGTAGAGCGTTCAAAGCAATTCGTGAAAGAAAATTATCCACGTCCACAAAAAATTAAGAAATAAGAGGAATTCATTATGTGCGGTATCGTCGGTGGCGTTGCAGAACGTAATATCAGTAATATCCTCATTGAAGGTTTAAAGCGTCTCGAATATCGAGGTTACGATTCAGCAGGTCTTGCATTAATTAATGCTGGTCAAGTATTGCGTGAACGCCGTGTCGGTAAAGTAGCGAATTTAGCTGAAGCCGTGGCAGAGTCTCAAATTACAGGTAGCTTGGGTATTGCGCATACCCGTTGGGCAACCCATGGCAAACCAACGGAAGCCAATGCCCATCCCCATGTTTCAGGCAATGTTGCCGTGGTACATAACGGTATTATTGAAAACTACCAAGAACTAAAAGACGATTTAGAAGCTTTGGGCTATGTCTTTACTTCACAAACAGATACTGAAGTTGTGGCGCATTTAGTCAATGATGCATTAAAAACAACACCAAGTTTGTTAGAAGCAGTTCGTCAGGTTGTGCCTCAGCTGAAAGGTGCTTATGCACTCGGTATCGTACATACAGATCATCCAAATGAGCTGATTACAGTACGCGAAGGTTCACCTTTAGTGATTGGTGTAGGTATTGGCGAGAACTTTATCAGTTCAGATCAATTGGCTTTACTCCCTATTACCAATCGTTTTATCTACCTTGAAGAAGGTGATATTGCACGTTTAACCCGTAATACCATTGAAGTATTTGTAGATGGTCAGCTCGTTGAGCGTCCTGTCAAAGAACTCGATGCAACGGTGAGCAATGCGTCTAAAGGCGAGTATAAGCATTACATGCTCAAAGAAATTTATGAGCAGCCTGAAGCCATTAAACAAACCATTTCACAAGCTTTAAATGGCAATGCACTTCGTGAAGATTTCTTAGCGTCTGCTGTGCAAGATTTTGCGAATATTCAACAAGTACAAATTATTGCCTGTGGTACCAGTTACCATGCGGGCATGATTGCAAAATACTGGTTCGAGCAACTGATTAATCTGCCATGCCAAGTGGAAATTGCCAGTGAGTTCCGTTATCGCTCACCTGTCATTGTGAACAATACGCTTTATGTCTGTATTTCCCAATCTGGGGAAACTGCGGATACCTTAGCCGCACTTCGTGATACACAAAAACGTGCATTAGCAAAAGATTTAAACATCACAACCATGACGATTTGCAACGTCGCAACATCATCCATGGTGCGTGAAACCAATCACAGTTTGTTGACGCTTGCTGGTCCTGAAATTGGTGTCGCTTCAACGAAAGCATTTACCACTCAGCTTGCCGCACTTATGCTTTTAGTGTTAAAAATTGGTGAAATTAAGCAGAGCATATCTGACGCTCAAATTGCAGAGATTGTGGCGGATTTATGGCATACACCAAAAGTGATTTTGGACACGCTACAGAACAATCCTGAAATTTTACGTTTATCTGAACTGTTTGTTGAGAAACAACACTGCCTATTCTTAGGTCGTGGTACACACTTCCCAATTGCATTAGAAGGCGCACTGAAACTCAAAGAAATTTCTTATATTCATGCAGAAGGTTATGCAGCAGGTGAACTGAAACATGGTCCACTCGCACTGGTTGATAACGACATGCCTGTTGTGATCCTTGCACCACAAGATGACATGCTCGATAAACTGAAATCCAACATGGAAGAAGTTCAAGCACGTGGTGGTGAACTCTTTGTCTTTGCGGATGAGAACAGCGGTATCAAAGCCAAAGATCGTCAACATGTGGTGTATGTACCGAGTGTGAATGCCATTATTGCGCCAATCGTATACAGCGTACCGGTGCAATTACTTTCTTATCATGTTGCAGTATTACGCGGTACGGATGTCGATCAACCACGCAATCTGGCAAAATCGGTGACAGTTGAATAATTTCAAAGGCTGGTGAACCAGCCTTTTTCATATTTGAGGGAATAAACATGACATTAACTTGTTTTAAAGCTTATGATATCCGCGGCAAACTTGGCACAGAGCTGAATGAAGAGATTGCTTATAAAATTGGTCGTGCCTACGGCGAAATTTACCAACCTAAAAAAATTGTAGTTGGTTGTGATGTTCGCTTAACCAGTGAAGACCTTAAACAAGCCACGATCAAAGGCCTTAATGATGCCGGTGTTGATGTTTTAGATTTAGGTATGACAGGTACAGAAGAAGTTTATTTCGGTGCTTTCCATTTAGATGTGCAAGGTGGCATTGAAATTACAGCCAGTCATAATCCTATGGACTATAACGGCATGAAATTAGTCCGTGAAAATGCACGTCCGATTAGTGCTGACACAGGTTTAAAAGAAATTCGCTTATTGGCTGAATC encodes:
- the glmU gene encoding bifunctional UDP-N-acetylglucosamine diphosphorylase/glucosamine-1-phosphate N-acetyltransferase GlmU; this translates as MSTTVIILAAGKGTRMRSQLPKVLQPLAGRPLLGHVIDTAQKIKADNIITIYGHGGDRVQAAFSDQKITWVEQAEQLGTGHAVKVTLPVLPKDGISLILSGDVPCISQTTLQNLLATTQDKGIGLVTLTLSDATGYGRIVREHGQIQAIVEHKDASDEQRQIKEINTGIYAVSNAKLHEWLPKLSNNNAQGEYYLTDIVAMALADGMTVASVEPEQAFEVEGVNDRVQLATLERQYQADQAKKLMQQGVHIIDPSRFDLRGTLKVGQDVRIDINVIIEGNCEFGDDVEIGAGCVIKNTTIAAGTKVQPYSIFDNAVIGENTQIGPFARLRPGAKLAAEVHIGNFVEVKNSSIGLGSKANHFTYLGDAEVGAGSNIGAGTITCNYDGANKFKTIIGDNAFIGSNSSLVAPVQIGNGATVGAGSTITRDVAENSLAVERSKQFVKENYPRPQKIKK
- the glmS gene encoding glutamine--fructose-6-phosphate transaminase (isomerizing), translating into MCGIVGGVAERNISNILIEGLKRLEYRGYDSAGLALINAGQVLRERRVGKVANLAEAVAESQITGSLGIAHTRWATHGKPTEANAHPHVSGNVAVVHNGIIENYQELKDDLEALGYVFTSQTDTEVVAHLVNDALKTTPSLLEAVRQVVPQLKGAYALGIVHTDHPNELITVREGSPLVIGVGIGENFISSDQLALLPITNRFIYLEEGDIARLTRNTIEVFVDGQLVERPVKELDATVSNASKGEYKHYMLKEIYEQPEAIKQTISQALNGNALREDFLASAVQDFANIQQVQIIACGTSYHAGMIAKYWFEQLINLPCQVEIASEFRYRSPVIVNNTLYVCISQSGETADTLAALRDTQKRALAKDLNITTMTICNVATSSMVRETNHSLLTLAGPEIGVASTKAFTTQLAALMLLVLKIGEIKQSISDAQIAEIVADLWHTPKVILDTLQNNPEILRLSELFVEKQHCLFLGRGTHFPIALEGALKLKEISYIHAEGYAAGELKHGPLALVDNDMPVVILAPQDDMLDKLKSNMEEVQARGGELFVFADENSGIKAKDRQHVVYVPSVNAIIAPIVYSVPVQLLSYHVAVLRGTDVDQPRNLAKSVTVE